TTGTATTAGCTCGTCACAGCTACTTGCAAAGAGGCAAATAGGCGCTAAAAATGGCAAAATTTTCTTCATCTTTTTACCTTTAAATTTTTGCCTTATTTTACCTTTTAAAGCGAGAAATTTATATTAACTTCGCTAAAATCACTAAAATTTAAAGGAGCACAAATGTCAAATATCTTAATCATAGGCGCTGGCGGCGTGAGCCAAGTCGCGACCGTAAAATGCGCGATGAACGCGGACGTTTTTAGCAAGATCACCCTTGCTAGCCGCACCAAAAGCAAGTGCGACGCGATCGCCAAATTTATCAAAGACCGCCTAGGTGTCGTTATCGACACCGCCCAGATCGACGCGGACGATACCGATGCTGTGGTCGCGCTCATCAAAAAAACGGGTGCCGATTTGCTTTTAAATGTGGCGCTGCCGTATCAGGACCTAACCCTCATGGACTCGTGCTCTCGCGTCGGCATCCAATACATCGACACCGCAAACTACGAGCGCCCCGACACGGCGAAATTTGAATACAAGCTGCAGTGGGCGAAAGACGGCGAGTTCAAAGCCGCAAACACGATGGCGCTGCTGGGAAGCGGCTTTGATCCGGGCGTAACGAACGTATTTTGCGCCTACGCACAGCAAAATCTCTTTGACGAGATCCATGAGATCGACATCCTAGACTGCAACGCAGGCGATCACGGCTACCCGTTCGCGACGAATTTCAACCCCGAAATCAACCTGCGAGAAGTGAGCGCAAAGGGCCGCTACTGGGAGCGCGGCGAGTGGAAAGAAACCGAGCCGATGCAGATAATGTTTAAATGGGACTATCCAAAAGTGGGCGTCAAAGACAGCTACCTGCTCTACCACGAGGAGCTAGAAAGCCTCGTTAAAAACATCAAAGGATTAAAGCGAATCCGCTTTTTCATGACTTTCGGACAGAGCTACCTAACTCACATGAAGTGTCTAGAAAACGTCGGCATGCTGCGCATCGACGAGGTCGAGCATAACGGCGTAAAAATCGTGCCGATACAGTTTTTAAAGACCTTACTGCCTGATCCTGCGTCGCTAGGCCCTCGCACGAAGGGCAAAACCAACATCGGCTGCGTGATCCGCGGGCTCAAAGACGGCAAAGAGCGTCAAGTCTATATCTACAACGTCTGCGACCATGAGGCTTGCTACGCTGAGACGGGCGCGCAGGCAGTGAGCTACACGACTGGCGTGCCTGCGATGATCGGCTCGATGATGGTTGCAAAAGGCATCTGGAGCGGAAAAGGCGTCTTTAATATGGAAAATTTCGACGCCAAGCCTTTCATGGACGAGCTAAATAAGCAGGGGTTGCCATGGGAGATCATCGAAATGAAGCCAGGAGAAAGATACGAAGTCTAAATTTAGGCTTGTCTTTTTCTACTTATACTTCGTTGAAATTTGATTTTTAATGCTACGTATTACATATACGCTCCGCTTAAAAATCAAATTTCGCCTCGTCTAAGCGAAAAATACTTCACCTTACCCTATCGTATTTAAATTTCCAGTTTAAATTTTACCTCGCCTGCATTTAAATTTATGCCTGAAATTTCATATCGAATTTACTCCAAGCTTCCACATCGAAAAGCGTTTAAATTTAGCTATAATCGCGCCAATTTTATCAAAACAAATTTGAGTAAATTTAAAACTCTCAATCTCTAGTCGCGCAAACCCTGCGCCCACTCAAATAACAACAAAAGGAAAAATTTGAACTCCTCAAAAACTTCACTATCTTTTTTAGTCGTGCTAAGCGCGCTCATGGCATGTACATCGCTATCTACGGACGTATATTTGCCCGCTATGCCTACGATGGAGCGACAGTTGCATGGCGATGCGGAGCTTACTATAACGGGCTTTTTGATCGGCTTTGCTATAGCGCAGCTCGTATGGGGGCCTATCAGCGATAGGATCGGGCGTAAAATCCCGCTTTTTATCGGTATGGCGCTCTTTGCGATCGGATCAGTAGGATGCGCGATGTCGGACACTATGGCTAGCGTAGTGTTCTGGCGCGTGTTTCAGGCCGTGGGCGCGTGCGTAGGACCGATGCTAAGCAGGGCGATGATTAGCGATCTTTTCGGTAGCTCGCAGGCCGCACAGATGCTCTCTACGCTAGTTATCATCATGGCTATAGCGCCGATAGCGGGTCCGTTATTGGGCGGCGCGATACTGGAGTTTGGCTCTTGGCATGGGATATTTTGGCTGATGGCGCTAGCTAGCGCGGTTATGTTTGCGATGATTTTTTCTCTACCGGAGACCTTGCTGCTGCAAAAGCGCTCCACAAAGCCCATCGTATCGTCTTTTAGAAACTATCTAAGATTATTGCGAGACGCCAAATTTATGCGCTACACTCTTAGCGTGACGTTTTTCTACGTAGCCGCCTATGCGTTTATCACGGGCTCATCGTTTGTCTATATCGATTATTTCGGCATTCCTAGCAAATACTACGGATTTTTATTCGGCATAAACATCGTGGGCGTCATGGCGCTAAGTTTCGTAAATAAAAAGCTGGTAAAGCACTATGCGCTAAATCACCTGCTCATAGTCTCCACGCTCATTGCCGCGCTTGCTGCCGGCGTGCTGTTTGCGTTTGCGTTTTTCAAAACGGGCGGCGTTCTTGGCGTGATAATCCCGATGTTTTTCGTTTTTAGTATGAACGGCATCATCGCTTCTTGCTCCAATGCCGCCGCTCTTGATAGCGTGCCGCAGGAGATGAAGGGCTCGGCCGCTGCGCTCATCGGCTCGCTGCAATACGGTAGCGGCATCCTCTCCTCGGCGATGCTTGCGGCGTTTTCTGCGGGTACGCCGTGGACGATGTCTTGGATAATAGCTCTGTTTGTTTGGCTAAGCGCGCTCGCGGCGTATTTTAATAAATAAATTTAGCCTTGCGGGTTTGACTCAAATTTCGGTCAAATTCGCAAATTTTAGGTCACCAAAGCCAAAATCAAATTTGAAGCCGACGGGCCTAGCCAAATTTTACTTTTTCTTATTTTCGCTTTTTTGTGCGTTTAACGCCTCAAATTTCTGCTTTAAAATTTTAAAAACCTCGTGCTTGGATAGCTCGTATTTGTCGTATATCACGGCATCATCGTCGCCGATAGGCTGCATGAGGCCATCAGCCGCGTCGCGGTCTAGTTTACCTCTTTTAAACCTCACGTTTAAAACGTCGATTTTGCGCTTGGCGTCGACCATGCGAACGCCGATCTCTTCGATATCTTTAAAGTAAAATTTGGCGTTTTTGCCGCCTTTTTGTATGAAAAATCCGTCATCTTCGATTTTTCGGTATCGCAGAATAAGAAACTAGGATAAAGAGGTAACTTCGGCGCAAGCTAACTTACTGGCGCCGAATTTGAAAGTTATTTTATAGTTGCCTCAAAGCCAACATCTACATCTGGATAGCTCTTTCCACCGTGAAATGGTTTGGCAGCAGCGGCAAATTTATCAAAGCTCTCATTTAGCTTCAAATCATTTACAAGATCAACTGAAAATTTTGCCATTAGCTTACCATTTTGCACTTCATATTTTGTTTTAAAAATTTTTGAATTGCCATTTATGCTAAGCTGAACATCCATTTCTCCGGCCTTATCGTCGCCATTTACAGCTACGATCTTGCCATCTACGGCCTTGCCATCAAAAATAATGCCAATCCTTTTATCGCGGTCAGGTAGCTTTGTGTCGATATCTTTTGGCTCTAGCTTAAATTCAAAGCTCTTTAAAAAATCAGCAAAATTTGCATTTTCTTGACTTTTAAAATTTATCGTCTTAAAAGTACCTGGTACGGCTGTTTTATTTGCTAGCTTGTAACCAGTAAATGTTACCTTTGGTTCACCTTCTACACTAAATGCAAGAGCTGAAACTGCAAAAAATGAAGCTGCTAAAGCAACAGAAGTAAGTTTGTTCATAAAGAATCCTTTTTATAATATTGATAATAAATATCGCAAATTATATATCCACTTACTTCAAAAAAGACTTAAAAACTCTTTTTAATTAATGAATAGATTTTTAATATCTTTTTACTCTGGGTCATCGCTAAAATCGTTATCCCTAAAGATCGCATAAAAATTTATGAGCCAAAAAACAAAAGCGATTGCTATGAGTGTTGCTGGTAAATGAATGTAAAAGCCACTCCAAAAATAAGCCAAAATTCCTCTGCTAACGCCAGCTAAAAGAACTAAAATGAAAGCAACCTTACTAAGGCGTAAAAACTCAAGCTCTTGTCCACTATGACGAAGTCCTGCGACATTAAATATAAGCATCACACTAAAAACTACTGCATTTATCGCTATTAGATGCATAAAATTTGTTTCAAGATGGAGCCCAAAAATGCCGCTAAAGCCGATTCCAAAAAATCCAAGTGCTAAAAATAGTTGCATAAAATAGTACAAAAGCACAAAACTATGCCTAAAAAGCTCTTTATAGTGCCACTCTTTAAGCTTTGCAAGTACCGCACTTCCGCAAGCTATCGCGGCATAATAGACACCCATGCTTTCTTCAAAAAATATATTTAAAAGCAAAAAAGCACAAACGCAGCAAATAGCGATATTTTTATAGATAAAATTTGGCACAAAAACAGCTTCATCCATGCCTTTTTCTCTTTTTAGTGCTTCTTTCCCAAGTACGACACTAACACGGTAAGAGATGAGTAAGATAGCGATCACGTGGATAAAAACTTGTAAATTTAGAAATTTTTCATTGCCACTTATTAGATAATAAATTTCAAAGCCTAAAATACCAAACAAAAAGCCAAGTACGCCAAATTGATCATCGTTTTTATCTCGCCAGATCATATAAACACAAAGCAAAACCAAATATAGCCAAAAAAGAGCGATAAAGCAGTGTGCTAAAAATAGGCTAAAAAATGCCAATATAAAGCTTATAAAAAAGAGTGAAAATAATATATAAGCATGTATTTTTAGGGATGCTTGAAAATTTGTCCAATCAGTTAGTCCAGTTAGCAAAAATCCAGCATAAGCAAGGGCTAAGAAAAGTTGCAAAAATATAAATTTATGCAAACTCACAAAATCAGTTGGAGTAAAAAACACACTAGCACCAAGCACCGCACAGGCGGCACTCATTAAGAAAAATATCCTCATAGGATGAGTAAAAAAATTATTAATCATAATAAATTTGCCCTTTGAAATTTTCATCTATCATCTTGCTAATAAACGTAAAATCGCGCTCTTTGAAATCTTTGTCTATTTCAAGTTCTCTTTGTATAACTGCACCTTTACTTGATAAGAAATAAATTCTATTTGACATCTTCACAGCCTCCATTCTATCGTGTGTGACGAGAACCACACTCATACCTTCACTTACTCTTTGGCCAATAATTTCAATTAAAATTTCTTTCATATCATAATCAAGTCCAGAAAAAGGCTCATCCATCAAAAGTAGATCAGGTTTTGTCACGACTGCTCTTACGAAAGCGACCCTTTGTCTCATACCGCCACTTAGCTCGCTTGGGTATTTTAAAGTGTCCTTTTGACTTAACCCAACCTTTTTAAAAAGCTCTAAAACAGCGTTAATGTCTGGTTTATCCATAACTAAAAGCACATTTTCAAGAGCATTTTTCCATGTTAGTAGGCGATTTTCTTGAAAAAAATATGTAGTCTTTTTAAAGTTATTAAAAATTTTTCCTTTTCTAGGTTCATTTAGTCCGCTAATAAGCCGAAGTATCGTCGTTTTGCCACATCCAGATGGCCCAAAAAGCGTTACTACCTCGCCACCTTTTACATTTAGGCTAAAATTCCTTACGACCTTATCTCTTAAAATTTCATACTCTACATTTTTAAGCTCAAGCATCATCTTCTCCAAGGCATCAAAGCTATTTTTAGTGGCTCAATGATGAGGTATTCAAAGAGCATGATAAGAGTGATACTTAAAAGAACATACGCCATTACCTCGGTTGTTTCAAGCATCGCTCTTGCATTTGCTATCTTTGCTCCCATGCCGTTATTTGCACCTAGTAGCTCAGCCATTATGACTATCTTTACGCCCATTGCGACAGCTACACTAATAGAGCTTATTATGTAGCTCGTAAGATGCGGGATGTAAAGGTGTCTTATTTTTTTTAAAATTCCTAGATTATAAGCGTCAAACATCTCTTTTAGCTCCTCATCTACGCTACTCATAGCAACTGCCGAGCTTGCAAAAGTAAGCGGTAAAACGGTTATAAAGATAGTAAAAACGGTGCTAAAATTTCCAAATCCAAACCAAAAAATAGCAAGCACTATCCAAATAATCGGTGGCATTGACAAAAGTAATGTAATAACAGGCTTTAAAAAGGCCGCAAAACTTTTAAAGCTACCTGCTATTAACCCTAGAAATATACCAAAAAATGTTGCCGAGCAAACTCCGATCAGTGATCTGCAAAGCGTTATGTTTATCTCGCTGTTTTTATAATCTTTTATAATCTCACAGGCTTTTAAAAATACATCTTTTGGTGGCGGAAGCAAGAGTGGGGAGCTAAACTCGCTTCCCACTTGCCAAATGGCTAAGATCAAAAAAACTACGGCAAATCCGCTAAATCCACCCCAAAAATAGTCAATTATTTTTAAAAAGCTTGAGCGATCTTTTTTGATGCCATCAATTAGTATCATAAAAATAGACCTTTATCTGGCATCTTGCCGCCTAGAAATTTTGGATTAAACTGATAAATTTCTTCAAAAAACGCCATGATTTCACTTTGTAGTTCATTTGCTTTTGTTACTGTTAGATTTGCCTTATCAAAAGCATTTGCAAGTGCTACTTCTGGAGCTGGCAAGTAGCTTGAGCCTATCTTTGCTGCACTTTGCTTATTTTCAAGTATCCATGAAAGTGCATTTTTAAGATCGCTATGAAGCGTATCAAATAGACTTAAGTTTTTCTCGTAAAAGCCTCTTTCTACGATAATGCCAGCCATTGGGATTATAGGTTTTGTGCCAAAGCTCTCGCCCCAAATTTTTGGAAAATCAACTGAGTAATGCACGCTAACGCCTGCTTTTTTACCGCGCAAAATAGTCGCTTCGCCAAGAGGTTGTGGAACTATTAAAATGTCAAAATCTTTTTGTAAAAATAAAAGCAGAGCCTCAGGCGGCGTTGCTGTGTAGGTGATGTCTATTTTGCTAACGTCTATGCCTCGCTTCTTGCAAAGCGCTCTTAAAACAAGATCAGGCATATCGCCTCTAAATGGCATGATGAGCTTTTTGCCTACAAAATCCTCTAAATTTTTGATCTTTTCATCCTTAACCATAGCGTTCATTACGCCAAGAGTTAGTAAATTTAACATCGCAAAATCAAGCCCTTGATTTCTTAAATTTGCAGCGACATTTGATGGCGACATCGTTACCTTGATATCCCCACTAGCCACGCCTGCACGAAGCTGATCTGGTGTTTTCCAGATATTTAGGCTTACATCATAAGTTTTATTTAACTCCCCTTGCAGTGCAGCAACTGCCATTATGACGCTTGGGATTGCTGGCGCACCCCACATATTAAAGCTCTCTTTTGCAAATAAATTTGGTGCAAATGCGCTAACGCCTAAAGCTGTGCTAAGTCCTAAAAATTTTCTTCTATCTAACATCTTTTTCTCCTTTAAAAACTGCTGTGAAAGCTAATGAAAAATGTCCTGCCAGGGGCATGAACGACTACTGGATCAAGTGCTGCTACGTGATCACCGCTGATAAATTCTGCATAATCTTTGTCAAATAAATTTGCTACACCAAATCTTATGCCAACTTTATTTTTAAACTCTACGCCACCATAAAGATCAAGCAAACCAAATCCTTTTGCGGCCTCTTTTTTGTCGATACCTAGGCCATTTTGCTTGCTAAAATCGCCTCTAGTTTGCTTTGAAACTAGCCTTAGTGCAGTGCCAAGGTTGTAGCTACCAAAGCTTGCATAGTCTTTGTAGTCAAATGCGAAATTTGCCTCAAAAGGCCTTATCTGATAAAGTGGCCTGCCGTCGGTTTTGTTTTGTCCGTAGTTGTAGTAAAGTGAGCTTTTTAAGCCAAAGTGCCTTGCAAAGCTATATTCTGTATTGAAATTTACACTATAAAGCGTTGCATCAACGTTTCTTGAGATGACAGCATTTTTATTTAGTTGCATTGGGGCTTTTGAGTGGCGTCTATCAAAAATGATCAAATTTTTAACGCTATCAGCGATGAAATGTCCTCCAAAGCTAAAAGCATCTTTGTTTTGCAAAGAGTTTAGGTATTCTTTGTAAAACTCGCTGCCAAATTTAAAGCCAAGAACCGCTCTGTTGTGTCTTTCTGGCTCTAAATTCGGATTTGCTATCCAGCCATTATCGCCTGCACCATAAAGTGCGTTAAAACGCTCCATATTACTTGGCAAGCGAGATAAGCTTTCAAGCTTTGCAAAGTAGCTATCTTTGTCGTTTGGCGTAAATTTATATTTTAAACTTGCGCTAAAAGCGTCTTTTTTGATCTTATCACTTACGTCTTTGCCATAAATTTGACGAAGTAGCCCGCGAGTCGTACTAATGGCTGGATTTGGTGCGAAAAATTTAGTGTCGATACCATTTAATTTACTTCTTTGCTCTTCATATTTTAAGGCAAGCGAGGCTTCATTTGCTTCATTAAATTTATAAGCAAGTGTGTCAAAGAGCATAAATTTATCATTTCTAACATCAGCAAATCTGTATCCGTTAAAGACCCAGTTGTTGCCTTGTTTCATGTATCTTTTGCCGTCATGTTTATCTTTTTCAAAGCCAGCACCTATTTGATTGTGAAAGCTTGAAAAATCAACATCATACTTTAAATTTGCCTCAAATATATTCCTTTTTAAATCCACTTTCACATTTGGAGTGGCATCTCTTAGATGAAAATTATCAGCTTTTCGCTCAACCTTTTTTAGGATAAGTTCAAAATTTAGCGTATTTGAAAGATCTTCTTCGCCTAAGCGAATATTTAGTTTGCCAACTTTTCTTGTCGTTTTAAAAGCATCCATCGCATGTTCTGGCTGCTTGTCTTTGTCGATATTATCCCTTAAAAACGTAAGCCTAAGCTCGCTAAGATCATTTGGCACAAAACCTAAGATAGCGCTTTGACCTTGTCTATTGTAGCCATAGTTCCATTTTTTGCCACTTCCGTCTTTATAATTATTTGCTTTGGTGAAATTTGCATTTAAGATGGTGTAAAAATTTGCGCCACGATATTTAAAAAGTGATGAATTGTAAAAGCTTTTGCCATACATTCCAGCCGAGATATGAAACATATCAGTTGAGTTATCAAGCAAATTTGTAACAAATGGATATTCGCTTCTTTGAGTGCGGTCAAATTGATTTTCCACAAAGGCACTTTGTGCAACGTTTGGCGTGATGACTGGTGGCGGTGCAAATTCTCTAATAGGCTTTATAATGTCTAAATTTGCTTCATTTGCTAGAAGCAGTGATGAAAGAACTGCTAGGCTTAAAATGGGCCTCATGTAAACTCCTTTTAAAGATATAATTATGATTTCTTTTATCAGAATTGTAGTAGCAAAACCCTTTATAAAAGTTGATGTAAGTCATCTTTTAAATTTTTAATCCATAATTACGAGTCTATTGTAGATAAAATGCTTAATTTTATTTTTGCAAGAGTAGCTAAATGGTGTAAATTTAATGTGAAAAATGTATAAAATTTTGATAATTGTTATATAAAAATTTTTAGATCATAGGATGATTTAATTATGCTCTAAAATTATTAAGCCTATCTCTTAGCTCTTTTGAAATGGTAAATTTTGAGAGTTCATATTTATCAAAAATGATGATCAAATCATCACCTAGTGGTTGCACTAACCCAAAGCAAGCATCTCTATCAAGACGGTTTTTCTTAAATTTTACGCTTAAAGTTTCCACTTTTTTCTTATCGCCAAAGCTTTTAATGGCGATTTCGTCGATATCCTTAAAGTAAAATTTTATGCTTTTTGAGCCTTTTGTGATGATAAACCCATCATCTTCAATGCGTAAAAAGTTGTTTTGAAAAATTTTTCTAACACAAAAAAACACTGAGAGAGCACCAATGATGACACCAAAGATAGACGCTGTGCCAAGAGCTAGATAAAAGTAGCCAATGATGCTAAATATAAAAAGTCCAAGCCCAAAGGCTAGCGCCCAAAAAACATCTTTTTTGCTCTCTTTTGTTATCATCACTTTTCCTTTTAAGCTAAAATTCCAGCACCATTTATCGCCTGGCTGCGCTCTTTTGCATAAATTCTCTCGCCATTTATCACATCGTATTTCCAGATCGGCGCATTTGCCTTAAAGTCCTCGACAAATTCGTTTATGAGCCTTAGCGCGACCTTTCTTTGAGGGCTCACAATGCCTGCTACATAAGAGCTCGTATGCACCGCCACGTCGCCTTTTGAGTGAGCAAAGAGTACGTAGGCATTTTCTTTTTTGGCTCGCTCCTGCCAAGCATCTAGCCATTTTTTAAGTATTGGCTCATAGATATCAAAGCTAAGCGCCGAAATACCACCTTCTTCTCTTACGATTCCAACAAAAGTGATGAGCGCACCGCAGTTTTTATCCTTAAAGCGTTCATACCACTCGTTTGTGATGCTTTGAACATCTAAGCTTCCATTATAAATTTGCATCTTAGCCCCCACAAACTGGTGGCAAAATAGAAATTTTATCACCTGATTTAAGAGCAAAATTTATATCGCTTACGATCTCGTCATTTACAGCCACAGCACAGATATTTAGCCACTTTTTAAGCTCTTCTTTCTCGCTTAAAGCAGCTTTTACCTCGCCTAAATTTTTTGCCTCTACTTTTATACTCTCAAGCCCTATAGGCCCAAGAAATTCGATCTCTACCACATTTTATCCTTTGAAATTTTTGCTGATTTTACTTAAAAATAAATTTAGATATACTTATTTGAAAATTTGCAAAAGAGATAGAAGATGAACGAAATTTTAAAAAGCATAAAAACCCCAGCCTACGTCTGCGAAGAGGCCAAAGTACGTAAAAATTTGGAGCTTTTAAAGTATGTAAAAGAGCAAAGCGGAGCTAAAATTTTAGTAGCGCTCAAAGGCTTTGCGTTTAGCGGAGTGATGGATATGGTGGGCTCATACCTTGATGGAGCTACTTGCAGTGGGCTTCATGAGGCTAAATTTGCGAGCGAATACGTAAAAGGCGAGATCCACACGTATAGCCCAGCATTTAAAGATGAGGACTTTGATGAAATTTTAAAAATTTCAAAGCACATCACGTTTAACTCTTTTGCTCAGTGGCAAAAATTTAAAGGCATTGCTCTGCAAAATGGCATCATCTGCGGCCTGCGGGTCAATCCAGAGGTCTCACTAGCGCCAACTGACAGCTACAACCCATGTGGTAAATTTAGCAGGCTTGGCATCACAAGGGCAAATTTTAAGCCAGAGCTTCTTGATGGCATCACGGGGCTTCATTTTCACGCGCTTTGCGAGGAGAGTGCGAGCAGCTTGCAGGTCGTGCTGGAGGCGTTTGAGGAGAAATTTGGCGAGTTTATACCAAAGATGAAGTGGATAAATATGGGCGGCGGCCACCACATCACGAGGGCTGATTATGACGTGGAGCTACTTATAAATATCATTAGACGCTTTCGCGAGAAATACGGCGTAGAGGTCTATCTGGAGCCAGGCGAGGCTGTAGGCTGGCAGAC
The Campylobacter concisus genome window above contains:
- a CDS encoding NnrS family protein; translation: MINNFFTHPMRIFFLMSAACAVLGASVFFTPTDFVSLHKFIFLQLFLALAYAGFLLTGLTDWTNFQASLKIHAYILFSLFFISFILAFFSLFLAHCFIALFWLYLVLLCVYMIWRDKNDDQFGVLGFLFGILGFEIYYLISGNEKFLNLQVFIHVIAILLISYRVSVVLGKEALKREKGMDEAVFVPNFIYKNIAICCVCAFLLLNIFFEESMGVYYAAIACGSAVLAKLKEWHYKELFRHSFVLLYYFMQLFLALGFFGIGFSGIFGLHLETNFMHLIAINAVVFSVMLIFNVAGLRHSGQELEFLRLSKVAFILVLLAGVSRGILAYFWSGFYIHLPATLIAIAFVFWLINFYAIFRDNDFSDDPE
- a CDS encoding molybdopterin synthase catalytic subunit; amino-acid sequence: MQIYNGSLDVQSITNEWYERFKDKNCGALITFVGIVREEGGISALSFDIYEPILKKWLDAWQERAKKENAYVLFAHSKGDVAVHTSSYVAGIVSPQRKVALRLINEFVEDFKANAPIWKYDVINGERIYAKERSQAINGAGILA
- a CDS encoding multidrug effflux MFS transporter; this encodes MNSSKTSLSFLVVLSALMACTSLSTDVYLPAMPTMERQLHGDAELTITGFLIGFAIAQLVWGPISDRIGRKIPLFIGMALFAIGSVGCAMSDTMASVVFWRVFQAVGACVGPMLSRAMISDLFGSSQAAQMLSTLVIIMAIAPIAGPLLGGAILEFGSWHGIFWLMALASAVMFAMIFSLPETLLLQKRSTKPIVSSFRNYLRLLRDAKFMRYTLSVTFFYVAAYAFITGSSFVYIDYFGIPSKYYGFLFGINIVGVMALSFVNKKLVKHYALNHLLIVSTLIAALAAGVLFAFAFFKTGGVLGVIIPMFFVFSMNGIIASCSNAAALDSVPQEMKGSAAALIGSLQYGSGILSSAMLAAFSAGTPWTMSWIIALFVWLSALAAYFNK
- a CDS encoding ABC transporter permease, coding for MILIDGIKKDRSSFLKIIDYFWGGFSGFAVVFLILAIWQVGSEFSSPLLLPPPKDVFLKACEIIKDYKNSEINITLCRSLIGVCSATFFGIFLGLIAGSFKSFAAFLKPVITLLLSMPPIIWIVLAIFWFGFGNFSTVFTIFITVLPLTFASSAVAMSSVDEELKEMFDAYNLGILKKIRHLYIPHLTSYIISSISVAVAMGVKIVIMAELLGANNGMGAKIANARAMLETTEVMAYVLLSITLIMLFEYLIIEPLKIALMPWRR
- a CDS encoding molybdate transport repressor, whose protein sequence is MITKESKKDVFWALAFGLGLFIFSIIGYFYLALGTASIFGVIIGALSVFFCVRKIFQNNFLRIEDDGFIITKGSKSIKFYFKDIDEIAIKSFGDKKKVETLSVKFKKNRLDRDACFGLVQPLGDDLIIIFDKYELSKFTISKELRDRLNNFRA
- the nspC gene encoding carboxynorspermidine decarboxylase, which translates into the protein MNEILKSIKTPAYVCEEAKVRKNLELLKYVKEQSGAKILVALKGFAFSGVMDMVGSYLDGATCSGLHEAKFASEYVKGEIHTYSPAFKDEDFDEILKISKHITFNSFAQWQKFKGIALQNGIICGLRVNPEVSLAPTDSYNPCGKFSRLGITRANFKPELLDGITGLHFHALCEESASSLQVVLEAFEEKFGEFIPKMKWINMGGGHHITRADYDVELLINIIRRFREKYGVEVYLEPGEAVGWQTGFLISSVLDIVHNEKDIAILDTSAEAHMPDTVLMPYRPAVRGESKNGKFAYRFGGNTCLAGDIVGLEAGDAEYKFDSELRIGDRVIFEDQIHYTIVKNTTFNGIKLPDLVLLKENGEVKMIREFGYEEYRRRN
- a CDS encoding MoaD/ThiS family protein yields the protein MVEIEFLGPIGLESIKVEAKNLGEVKAALSEKEELKKWLNICAVAVNDEIVSDINFALKSGDKISILPPVCGG
- a CDS encoding saccharopine dehydrogenase family protein, giving the protein MSNILIIGAGGVSQVATVKCAMNADVFSKITLASRTKSKCDAIAKFIKDRLGVVIDTAQIDADDTDAVVALIKKTGADLLLNVALPYQDLTLMDSCSRVGIQYIDTANYERPDTAKFEYKLQWAKDGEFKAANTMALLGSGFDPGVTNVFCAYAQQNLFDEIHEIDILDCNAGDHGYPFATNFNPEINLREVSAKGRYWERGEWKETEPMQIMFKWDYPKVGVKDSYLLYHEELESLVKNIKGLKRIRFFMTFGQSYLTHMKCLENVGMLRIDEVEHNGVKIVPIQFLKTLLPDPASLGPRTKGKTNIGCVIRGLKDGKERQVYIYNVCDHEACYAETGAQAVSYTTGVPAMIGSMMVAKGIWSGKGVFNMENFDAKPFMDELNKQGLPWEIIEMKPGERYEV
- a CDS encoding ABC transporter ATP-binding protein; translation: MLELKNVEYEILRDKVVRNFSLNVKGGEVVTLFGPSGCGKTTILRLISGLNEPRKGKIFNNFKKTTYFFQENRLLTWKNALENVLLVMDKPDINAVLELFKKVGLSQKDTLKYPSELSGGMRQRVAFVRAVVTKPDLLLMDEPFSGLDYDMKEILIEIIGQRVSEGMSVVLVTHDRMEAVKMSNRIYFLSSKGAVIQRELEIDKDFKERDFTFISKMIDENFKGQIYYD
- a CDS encoding ABC transporter substrate-binding protein, whose product is MLDRRKFLGLSTALGVSAFAPNLFAKESFNMWGAPAIPSVIMAVAALQGELNKTYDVSLNIWKTPDQLRAGVASGDIKVTMSPSNVAANLRNQGLDFAMLNLLTLGVMNAMVKDEKIKNLEDFVGKKLIMPFRGDMPDLVLRALCKKRGIDVSKIDITYTATPPEALLLFLQKDFDILIVPQPLGEATILRGKKAGVSVHYSVDFPKIWGESFGTKPIIPMAGIIVERGFYEKNLSLFDTLHSDLKNALSWILENKQSAAKIGSSYLPAPEVALANAFDKANLTVTKANELQSEIMAFFEEIYQFNPKFLGGKMPDKGLFL
- a CDS encoding TonB-dependent receptor domain-containing protein; its protein translation is MRPILSLAVLSSLLLANEANLDIIKPIREFAPPPVITPNVAQSAFVENQFDRTQRSEYPFVTNLLDNSTDMFHISAGMYGKSFYNSSLFKYRGANFYTILNANFTKANNYKDGSGKKWNYGYNRQGQSAILGFVPNDLSELRLTFLRDNIDKDKQPEHAMDAFKTTRKVGKLNIRLGEEDLSNTLNFELILKKVERKADNFHLRDATPNVKVDLKRNIFEANLKYDVDFSSFHNQIGAGFEKDKHDGKRYMKQGNNWVFNGYRFADVRNDKFMLFDTLAYKFNEANEASLALKYEEQRSKLNGIDTKFFAPNPAISTTRGLLRQIYGKDVSDKIKKDAFSASLKYKFTPNDKDSYFAKLESLSRLPSNMERFNALYGAGDNGWIANPNLEPERHNRAVLGFKFGSEFYKEYLNSLQNKDAFSFGGHFIADSVKNLIIFDRRHSKAPMQLNKNAVISRNVDATLYSVNFNTEYSFARHFGLKSSLYYNYGQNKTDGRPLYQIRPFEANFAFDYKDYASFGSYNLGTALRLVSKQTRGDFSKQNGLGIDKKEAAKGFGLLDLYGGVEFKNKVGIRFGVANLFDKDYAEFISGDHVAALDPVVVHAPGRTFFISFHSSF